A genome region from Stenotrophomonas maltophilia includes the following:
- a CDS encoding DUF4156 domain-containing protein, translating to MRVLLLSSLLLTVTACTWVPIEPAGKATRVLPAGPVPAGCIAKGEVVVTVKSKVGFYNRNPLRVQEELETLARNEAPSAGANAVQAAAAPADGSQRFAAFQCPPR from the coding sequence ATGCGCGTTCTGCTGCTTTCCTCCCTGCTGCTCACCGTCACCGCCTGTACCTGGGTGCCGATCGAACCGGCCGGCAAGGCGACCCGCGTGCTGCCGGCAGGCCCGGTTCCGGCCGGCTGCATTGCCAAGGGCGAGGTGGTGGTGACCGTGAAGAGCAAGGTCGGTTTCTACAACCGCAACCCGCTGCGCGTGCAGGAAGAGCTGGAAACCTTGGCCCGCAACGAGGCTCCGAGTGCCGGCGCCAATGCCGTGCAGGCCGCCGCGGCCCCCGCCGATGGCAGCCAGCGCTTTGCTGCGTTCCAGTGCCCGCCGCGCTGA
- a CDS encoding 3-oxoacyl-ACP synthase III yields MLFKNVSIAGLAHVDAPHTLTTKEINERLQPTLDRLGIRTDVLGDIAGIHARRLWDNGVLASDAATMAGRKALEDAGINATQVGLLVNTSVSRDYLEPSTASIVSGNLGVSDECMTFDVANACLAFINGMDIAARMIERGDIDYALVVDGETANLVYEKTLERMTAPDVTADDFRNELAALTTGSGAAAMVMARSELVPDAPRYKGGVTRSATEWNQLCLGNLDRMVTDTRLLLIEGIKLAQKTFSAAKIALGWAVEELDQFVIHQVSQPHTAAFIKNFGIDPKKVMTIFGEHGNIGPASVPIVLSKLKQLGKLKKGDRIALLGIGSGLNCSMAEVVW; encoded by the coding sequence ATGCTCTTCAAGAATGTCTCGATCGCCGGCCTGGCACACGTCGACGCGCCGCACACGCTGACGACCAAGGAAATCAACGAGCGGCTGCAGCCGACGTTGGACCGCCTGGGTATCCGCACCGACGTGCTCGGCGACATCGCCGGCATCCACGCCCGCCGCCTGTGGGATAACGGCGTGCTGGCGTCCGACGCTGCCACCATGGCGGGCCGCAAGGCGCTGGAAGACGCAGGCATCAATGCGACGCAGGTCGGCCTGCTGGTCAATACCTCGGTCAGCCGCGACTACCTGGAACCGTCCACCGCTTCCATCGTGTCGGGCAACCTCGGCGTCAGCGACGAGTGCATGACCTTCGACGTCGCCAATGCCTGCCTGGCCTTCATCAACGGCATGGATATCGCCGCGCGCATGATCGAGCGCGGTGATATCGACTACGCGTTGGTGGTGGACGGTGAGACCGCCAACCTGGTGTACGAGAAGACCCTGGAGCGCATGACCGCCCCGGACGTCACCGCCGACGACTTCCGCAACGAACTGGCCGCGCTGACCACCGGTTCGGGTGCCGCGGCGATGGTGATGGCGCGCTCGGAGCTGGTGCCGGACGCGCCGCGCTACAAGGGCGGCGTGACCCGTTCGGCCACCGAGTGGAACCAGCTGTGCCTGGGCAACCTGGACCGCATGGTCACCGACACCCGCCTGTTGCTGATCGAAGGCATCAAGCTGGCGCAGAAGACCTTCAGCGCCGCCAAGATCGCCCTGGGCTGGGCCGTGGAAGAGCTGGACCAGTTCGTGATCCACCAGGTCAGCCAGCCGCACACCGCCGCGTTCATCAAGAACTTCGGCATCGACCCGAAGAAGGTCATGACCATCTTCGGCGAGCACGGCAACATCGGCCCGGCCTCGGTGCCGATCGTGCTGAGCAAGCTCAAGCAGCTGGGCAAGCTGAAGAAGGGCGATCGCATCGCGCTTCTGGGCATCGGCTCGGGCCTGAACTGTTCGATGGCTGAAGTGGTCTGGTAA
- a CDS encoding alpha/beta fold hydrolase: MRDLPGYPAHPQRFEVRPGLSMNYLDEGPRDGEVVVMVHGNPSWSYYWRTLVAGLSDTYRCIVPDHIGMGLSDKPDDSRYEYTLQSRVDDLDALLKHLGITGPVTLAVHDWGGMIGFGWALSHHEQVKRLVVLNTAAFPMPAAKKMPWQIALGRHWKIGEWIIRTFNAFSSGASWLGVERKMPADVRRAYVSPYNSYANRISTIRFMQDIPLSPADKAWSLLERAGKALPSFADRPAFLGWGLRDFVFDHHFLKGFQAALPRAQVHAFEDAGHYVLEDKHEVLVPEIRAFLDKNPL, encoded by the coding sequence ATGCGCGATCTTCCCGGTTACCCCGCCCACCCGCAGCGCTTCGAGGTCCGCCCCGGCCTGTCGATGAACTATCTCGACGAAGGCCCGCGCGACGGCGAGGTGGTGGTGATGGTGCACGGCAACCCGTCGTGGAGCTATTACTGGCGCACGCTGGTGGCAGGCCTGTCGGACACGTACCGCTGCATCGTGCCGGACCACATCGGCATGGGCCTGTCGGACAAGCCGGACGACAGCCGCTACGAGTACACGCTGCAGTCGCGTGTGGACGATCTTGATGCGCTGCTCAAGCACCTGGGCATCACCGGCCCGGTGACCCTGGCCGTGCACGACTGGGGCGGCATGATCGGCTTCGGATGGGCGCTGTCGCACCACGAGCAGGTGAAGCGCCTGGTGGTGCTCAACACCGCTGCCTTCCCGATGCCGGCGGCGAAGAAGATGCCGTGGCAGATCGCGCTGGGGCGCCACTGGAAGATCGGCGAGTGGATCATCCGCACCTTCAACGCCTTCTCGTCCGGTGCCTCGTGGCTGGGCGTGGAGCGGAAGATGCCGGCCGATGTGCGCCGCGCCTATGTGTCGCCGTACAACAGCTACGCCAACCGCATCAGCACCATCCGCTTCATGCAGGACATCCCGCTGTCGCCGGCCGACAAGGCGTGGTCGCTGCTGGAGCGTGCCGGCAAGGCGCTGCCGTCGTTCGCCGACCGCCCGGCCTTCCTCGGCTGGGGCCTGCGCGACTTCGTGTTCGACCATCATTTCCTGAAGGGCTTCCAGGCCGCGCTGCCGCGGGCCCAGGTGCATGCCTTCGAGGATGCCGGGCATTACGTGCTGGAAGACAAGCACGAGGTGCTGGTGCCGGAGATCCGCGCGTTCCTGGACAAGAACCCGCTGTAA
- a CDS encoding YkgJ family cysteine cluster protein has product MQHPCMTCGACCTQYRVAFHWMESDEVTPGGVPHQLTEVLDPHRLCMRGTHSKPVRCVALDAQIGVYSRCTIHPNRPSVCREVDASWEYGKASPQCDKARIAYGLDPLTLADWRWRDDADNDDDHPDDNGNSPSSPPQAPVAA; this is encoded by the coding sequence ATGCAACATCCCTGCATGACCTGCGGCGCCTGCTGCACCCAGTACCGCGTGGCCTTCCACTGGATGGAATCGGACGAGGTCACCCCCGGCGGCGTACCGCACCAGCTGACCGAGGTGCTCGACCCGCATCGCCTGTGCATGCGCGGCACCCATTCCAAGCCAGTGCGCTGCGTGGCGCTGGATGCGCAGATCGGCGTGTATTCACGCTGCACCATCCACCCCAACCGGCCCAGCGTGTGCCGCGAGGTGGATGCATCGTGGGAGTACGGCAAGGCCAGCCCGCAGTGCGACAAGGCGCGCATTGCCTACGGCCTGGATCCGTTGACGCTGGCCGACTGGCGCTGGCGCGATGACGCGGACAATGACGACGACCATCCGGACGACAACGGCAACAGCCCGTCTTCGCCGCCGCAGGCGCCGGTCGCCGCGTGA
- the oleC gene encoding olefin beta-lactone synthetase, with protein sequence MNRPCNIAARLPELARERPDQIAIRCPGRRGAGNGMAAYDVTLDYRQLDARSDAMAAGLTGYGIGRGVRTVVMVRPSPEFFLLMFALFKLGAVPVLVDPGIDKRALKQCLDEAQPEAFIGIPLAHVARLVLRWAPSATRLVTVGRRLGWGGTTLAALERAGASGGPMLAATDGEDMAAILFTSGSTGVPKGVVYRHRHFVGQIQLLGSAFGMEAGGVDLPTFPPFALFDPALGLTSVIPDMDPTRPAQADPARLHDAIQRFGVTQLFGSPALMRVLAKHGQPLPTVTRVTSAGAPVPPDVVATIRSLLPADAQFWTPYGATECLPVAVVEGRELERTRAATETGAGTCVGNVVEPNEVRIIAIDDAPLPDWSQARVLSTGEVGEITVAGPTATDSYFNRPQATAAAKIRETLADGSTRVVHRMGDVGYFDAQGRLWFCGRKTQRVETARGPLYTEQVEPVFNTVAGVARTALVGVGVAGAQVPVLCVELLRGQSDSPALQEALRAQAAARVPEAGLQHFLVHPSFPVDIRHNAKIGREKLAVWASAELEKRA encoded by the coding sequence ATGAACCGACCCTGCAATATTGCCGCCCGCTTGCCTGAACTGGCGCGTGAACGGCCCGACCAGATCGCCATCCGCTGCCCTGGCCGCCGTGGCGCCGGCAACGGCATGGCCGCTTACGACGTGACCCTGGACTACCGACAGCTGGACGCCCGCAGCGACGCCATGGCCGCTGGCCTGACCGGTTACGGGATCGGCCGTGGGGTGCGCACGGTGGTGATGGTGCGGCCGTCGCCAGAGTTCTTCCTGCTGATGTTTGCCCTGTTCAAGCTGGGCGCGGTGCCGGTGCTGGTCGACCCGGGCATCGACAAGCGCGCGCTGAAGCAGTGCCTGGACGAGGCGCAGCCAGAGGCCTTCATCGGCATTCCGCTGGCGCATGTGGCGCGGCTGGTGCTGCGCTGGGCACCGTCGGCGACCCGCCTGGTGACCGTCGGCCGCCGCCTCGGCTGGGGCGGGACCACGCTGGCCGCGCTGGAGCGCGCAGGTGCCAGCGGTGGGCCGATGCTGGCCGCCACTGACGGCGAGGACATGGCCGCGATCCTGTTCACCAGCGGCTCCACCGGCGTGCCCAAGGGCGTGGTCTACCGCCATCGCCACTTCGTCGGCCAGATCCAGCTGCTGGGCAGCGCCTTCGGCATGGAAGCGGGCGGGGTGGACCTGCCGACCTTCCCGCCGTTCGCCCTGTTCGATCCTGCGCTGGGCCTGACCTCGGTCATCCCGGACATGGACCCTACCCGGCCGGCGCAGGCCGACCCGGCGCGCCTGCACGACGCCATCCAGCGTTTCGGGGTGACCCAGCTGTTCGGCTCGCCGGCGCTGATGCGGGTGCTGGCGAAGCATGGTCAGCCGCTGCCGACGGTGACCCGGGTGACCTCGGCGGGTGCGCCGGTGCCGCCGGACGTGGTCGCCACCATCCGTAGCCTGCTGCCGGCCGACGCGCAGTTCTGGACGCCGTATGGCGCCACCGAGTGCCTGCCGGTGGCCGTGGTCGAAGGCCGTGAGCTGGAGCGTACGCGCGCCGCCACCGAGACCGGTGCCGGTACCTGCGTGGGCAATGTGGTTGAACCAAATGAAGTGCGCATCATCGCCATCGACGACGCGCCGCTGCCGGACTGGTCGCAGGCGCGCGTGTTGTCCACCGGCGAGGTGGGCGAGATCACCGTGGCCGGGCCGACCGCCACCGACAGTTACTTCAACCGCCCGCAGGCGACGGCGGCAGCGAAGATCCGCGAGACGCTGGCCGATGGCAGCACGCGCGTGGTCCATCGCATGGGTGACGTCGGTTACTTCGATGCGCAGGGCCGCCTGTGGTTCTGCGGACGCAAGACGCAGCGCGTGGAGACAGCGCGCGGACCGCTGTACACCGAACAGGTCGAGCCGGTGTTCAACACCGTCGCAGGCGTGGCGCGCACCGCGCTGGTCGGCGTCGGCGTGGCCGGTGCGCAGGTGCCGGTGCTGTGCGTGGAACTGCTGCGCGGCCAGTCCGACAGCCCGGCGCTTCAGGAAGCGCTGCGCGCGCAGGCCGCTGCACGGGTGCCCGAGGCCGGCCTGCAGCACTTCCTGGTGCATCCATCATTCCCCGTCGATATCCGTCACAACGCCAAGATCGGCCGCGAGAAGCTCGCCGTCTGGGCCAGCGCCGAACTGGAGAAGCGCGCATGA
- the oleD gene encoding 2-alkyl-3-oxoalkanoate reductase, protein MKILVTGGGGFLGQALCRGLVERGHQVLAFNRSHYPELQAMGVGQIRGDLADAQAVLHAVAGVDAVFHNGAKAGAWGSYDSYHQANVVGTDNVIAACRAHGISRLVYTSTPSVTHRATHPVEGLGADEVPYGEDFQAPYAATKAIAEQRVLAANDAVLATVALRPRLIWGPGDQQLVPRLAERARQGRLRLVGDGNNKVDTTYIDNAALAHFLAFEALAPGAACAGKAYFISNGEPLPMRELVNKLLAAVGAPTVDKAISFKTAYRIGAICERLWPLLRLRGEPPLTRFLAEQLCTPHWYSMEPARRDFGYVPQVSIEEGLRRLKASSAA, encoded by the coding sequence ATGAAGATCCTGGTCACCGGTGGTGGTGGTTTCCTTGGCCAGGCGCTGTGCCGCGGTCTGGTCGAGCGTGGCCACCAGGTGCTGGCGTTCAACCGCAGCCATTACCCGGAACTGCAGGCGATGGGCGTGGGCCAGATCCGTGGCGACCTGGCCGATGCGCAGGCGGTGCTGCACGCGGTGGCCGGCGTCGACGCGGTATTCCACAACGGTGCCAAGGCCGGCGCCTGGGGCAGCTATGACAGCTACCACCAGGCCAACGTGGTCGGCACCGACAATGTGATCGCCGCCTGCCGTGCGCATGGCATCAGCCGGCTGGTCTATACCTCCACGCCCAGCGTGACGCACCGTGCCACCCACCCGGTGGAAGGCCTCGGCGCCGACGAAGTGCCGTACGGCGAGGACTTCCAGGCCCCGTATGCGGCGACCAAGGCGATTGCCGAACAGCGCGTGCTGGCCGCCAATGACGCCGTGCTGGCCACGGTGGCGCTGCGCCCGCGCCTGATCTGGGGCCCGGGTGACCAGCAGCTGGTGCCACGCCTGGCCGAACGTGCACGGCAGGGCCGGCTGCGCCTGGTGGGCGATGGCAACAACAAGGTCGATACCACCTACATCGACAACGCCGCGCTCGCGCACTTCCTCGCTTTCGAGGCATTGGCGCCGGGTGCCGCGTGTGCGGGCAAGGCCTACTTCATTTCCAACGGCGAACCGCTGCCGATGCGCGAGCTGGTCAACAAGTTGCTGGCCGCTGTTGGTGCACCGACGGTGGACAAGGCGATCAGCTTCAAGACCGCTTATCGCATTGGCGCCATCTGCGAGCGCCTGTGGCCGCTGCTGCGCCTGCGCGGCGAACCGCCGTTGACCCGCTTCCTGGCCGAGCAGCTGTGCACGCCGCACTGGTACAGCATGGAACCGGCGCGCCGCGACTTCGGCTACGTGCCGCAGGTCAGCATCGAGGAAGGGCTGCGCAGGCTGAAGGCTTCATCTGCCGCATAG
- a CDS encoding DUF1328 domain-containing protein, with translation MLHYAVIFFVIAIIAAVLGFSGIAGAASNIAWILFVIFLVLAVISMFRKRG, from the coding sequence ATGCTGCATTACGCCGTCATATTTTTCGTCATCGCCATCATCGCCGCCGTGCTCGGCTTCTCCGGCATCGCTGGTGCTGCCAGCAACATCGCCTGGATCCTGTTCGTGATCTTCCTGGTGCTGGCGGTGATCTCGATGTTCCGCAAGCGCGGATAG